Proteins encoded within one genomic window of Hermetia illucens chromosome 2, iHerIll2.2.curated.20191125, whole genome shotgun sequence:
- the LOC119648596 gene encoding flocculation protein FLO11-like: MNLIFGRLKSSNIIILASSKEAAKEVIISITSSYVGRNPSSAPATGNKKQHDYELERVLSCVVGEEYKLTPPKSTDKASKKQKESDKQSDSGSTKSDVPSSPNDSSGEPGTSYPETPEDPIPAPKSSGGPSANLAKPQAGTQVPSSTTSSPGPTTKPTPDAQSKPSAGSNSSPTKPESSSPSSGPTSTFSSGADVKLNMESNTTVKPDQGPKEMPTQGTRSTSTSTPGAESKTSTMLSNSSAKPAVVGSQTVLIPETASKSNIGSKPTSKKLDSDSKSAPTSLSSPNPSGLATRPKPTAPSGTTTTTTPISGAVAKSAASEPTPRSESITSTSGATAPHTLPEAQATVSDSPVMAASTQSTSGTSSLPHSNFEEAGTPTDTLNADVPLDILMTDVKKKLPKRTPLSTEDKRTFFIECDLTYEIDQLTNDDPKKRR, from the exons CTATGTTGGTCGTAATCCAAGTTCTGCACCAGCAACTGGAAACAAAAAACAACACGATTATGAATTAGAGCGCGTATTGTCATGTGTGGTCGGGGAAGAGTATAAGCTAACACCACCTAAATCTACAGACAAGGCGTCTAAGAAACAAAAAGAATCAGATAAACAATCCGACAGTGGTAGTACTAAAAGTGATGTTCCATCTTCACCCAACGATTCTTCAGGTGAACCAGGTACAAGTTATCCTGAGACACCGGAAGATCCAATACCAGCCCCAAAATCAAGTGGAGGACCAAGTGCCAACCTAGCCAAACCACAGGCAGGGACGCAAGTACCATCAAGCACAACATCAAGTCCAGGGCCGACGACAAAACCAACCCCTGATGCACAATCAAAACCAAGCGCAGGGTCTAATTCCAGCCCAACTAAGCCAGAGTCAAGTTCACCAAGTTCCGGGCCAACGTCTACATTTTCATCAGGAGCAGATGTAAAACTGAATATGGAGTCAAATACCACAGTTAAGCCAGATCAAGGACCGAAAGAAATGCCAACTCAGGGTACACGATCGACATCAACCTCAACTCCAGGCGCTGAGTCAAAGACAAGCACAATGCTGAGTAACAGCTCCGCCAAACCAGCAGTAGTAGGATCACAAACAGTGTTAATACCAGAAACCGCATCAAAATCAAATATAGGCTCAAAACCCACTTCAAAGAAATTGGATTCAGATTCGAAATCAGCACCAACCTCATTGTCAAGTCCCAACCCATCTGGGTTAGCTACAAGACCGAAACCCACTGCGCCTTCAGGTACAACTACAACGACAACTCCAATTTCAGGAGCAGTGGCAAAGTCAGCAGCATCAGAGCCAACTCCAAGGTCAGAATCGATCACATCAACTTCaggcgcaactgcaccacacACTCTTCCAGAAgcgcaggcaacagtttcagattCTCCTGTGATGGCAGCATCTACTCAGTCAACGTCCGGTACCTCATCACTGCCCCATTCGAATTTTGAAGAAGCAGGAACCCCTACCGACACATTGAATGCAG ATGTTCCACTAGACATCCTTATGACGGATGTGAAGAAAAAATTACCCAAGCGAACCCCATTGAGCACAGAAGACAAGCGAACCTTTT TTATTGAATGCGATCTAACATATGAAATTGACCAACTGACCAATGACGACCCTAAAAAACGCCGATGA
- the LOC119648396 gene encoding ATP-binding cassette sub-family B member 7, mitochondrial isoform X1, with translation MAQFVTFAKLGYQRNLFLIRKFSAFCKLNSSPSHLRSVGNDYKFISKRLFSAKVTSASASANDSNEHRKVKKFSPVGGTVLGNVFGRNRKKTGVWQPVRYCFHPGTASIARESLGNINAPEVTSQDMLKAMMAYIWPKDDEMVKKRVMISLSLLIGSKVLNVCVPFLFKEGIDTLNVLNMNSAPETAMALSLSLLIGYGIARAGAAGFNELRNAVFAKVAQHSIRKIATNVFLHLHQLDLSFHLSKQTGALSKTIDRGSRGINFVLTAMVFNIVPTIFELALVSSILGLKCGAAFAGVSMGCVGVYAAYTLGVTQWRTKFRLFMNQAENEAGNKAVDSLINYETVKYFNNEHYEATRYDRVLKKYEAASLKTSTSLALLNFGQNAIFSAALSTIMVLAAKEIAQGNMTVGDLVMVNGLLFQLSIPLGFLGSVYREVRQALIDMRSMFMLMNVETAIANKSNAPYLAIGPDNATIEFSDVSFQYEEGKPILQRMSFSIPAGKKIAFVGGSGSGKSSMVRLLYRFFEPNTGVIKIGGQNIRDVDLDSLRKSIAIVPQDSVLFHDTIGYNIGYGDLSKGQAEIEHAAKMADLHESILRWPNGYQTQVGERGLKLSGGEKQRVAIARAILKNCPILIFDEATSSLDSITESNILNALHRATEGRTSICIAHRLSTVMDADEIFVLDGGRIGERGTHAELLRKSGLYAKLWETQNKFSVPLKA, from the exons ATGGCACAGTTCGTGACGTTTGCCAAGCTCGGTTACCaaagaaatttgtttttaattcgTAAATTCTCCGCGTTTTGTAAGTTAAATTCTTCTCCATCCCATCTGCGTTCTGTTGGCAATGACTACAAGTTCATATCAAAACGA CTCTTCTCCGCCAAGGTTACATCCGCATCAGCTTCGGCGAACGACTCAAATGAGCATCGGAAGGTGAAAAAATTTTCGCCGGTTGGCGGAACCGTCCTGGGTAATGTTTTTGGAAGAAATCGCAAGAAGACAG GTGTATGGCAGCCTGTACGATACTGTTTTCATCCAGGCACAGCATCTATAGCGCGAGAGTCTCTAGGGAATATCAATGCTCCCGAAGTAACATCGCAGGACATGCTTAAAGCTATGATGGCGTATATATGGCCGAAAGATGACGAAATGGTTAAAAAGAG AGTCATGATTTCACTGAGCTTGTTGATAGGATCGAAGGTGCTTAACGTGTGTGTTCCATTTCTATTCAAAGAGGGAATCGATACTTTGAACGTGCTTAACATGAATTCAGCTCCGGAAACAGCAATGGCGCTCTCTCTTTCGTTATTGATAGGAT ATGGTATTGCAAGAGCAGGAGCAGCTGGGTTCAATGAACTGCGGAACGCAGTGTTTGCGAAGGTGGCTCAACATTCAATTCGTAAAATCGCAACAAACGTATTCTTACATTTGCACCAATTGGACTTATCCTTTCATCTATCGAAGCAAACTGGAGCGTTATCAAAG ACAATCGACCGAGGATCACGTGGTATAAACTTCGTTCTTACTGCAATGGTTTTCAATATCGTGCCGACAATTTTCGAATTAGCTTTAGTATCCAGTATACTTGGCCTTAAG TGCGGAGCAGCTTTTGCGGGAGTATCAATGGGCTGCGTAGGAGTTTATGCGGCTTACACCCTAGGGGTGACACAGTGGAGGACCAAATTCCGTCTGTTCATGAATCAAGCAGAAAATGAAGCTGGGAACAAAGCAGTTGATTCTTTAATAAACTACGAAACTGTAAAATACTTTAACAACGAACACTATGAAGCTACAAGATATGATCGTGTTCTGAAAAAATACGAAGCAGCCAGTTTGAAAACAAGTACGAGTTTGGCACTTTTGAATTTCGGTCAAAACGCAATCTTCAGTGCAGCTCTGAGTACAATAATGGTTCTCGCCGCTAAAGAGATCGCGCAAGGAAATATGACTGTTGGCGATTTGGTTATGGTTAATGGGCTCCTCTTCCAATTGTCCATACCACTCGGTTTCTTGGGGAGTGTCTATCGAGAAGTTCGACAAGCCCTCATCGACATGCGTTCAATGTTCATGTTAATGAATGTTGAGACGGCAATCGCAAATAAATCCAATGCTCCATATTTAGCCATTGGGCCCGACAATGCAACGATCGAATTTTCAGATGTGTCATTCCAATACGAAGAAGGTAAACCAATCCTGCAGCGAATGTCATTCTCCATACCAGCTGGAAAAAAGATAGCATTCGTTGGAGGTTCCGGTTCAGGGAAATCATCAATGGTTCGTTTATTATATAGATTTTTTGAGCCCAATACGGGTGTGATAAAGATTGGTGGGCAGAATATTCGCGATGTAGATCTCGATAGCCTGCGCAAATCGATTGCAATTGTGCCTCAG GATTCCGTTCTTTTCCACGACACAATTGGCTATAATATTGGTTACGGTGATTTGTCGAAAGGTCAAGCAGAAATCGAGCATGCCGCAAAAATGGCTGACTTGCACGAATCAATTTTACGATGGCCAAACGGCTATCAAACACAGGTCGGCGAACGAGGTCTTAAACTATCTGGTGGAGAAAAACAACGAGTTGCAATTGCGCGTGCGATTCTAAAGAATTGTCCAATATTGATTTTCGATGAGGCTACAAGCAGTTTGGATTCAATTACGGAATCG
- the LOC119648655 gene encoding uncharacterized protein LOC119648655: protein MVPSPMNKITLCYGPNECLGVYKRHPQRLNRLTTVLTTLGFEVSLEPINDRDRLIIKLNGEPIFRCRLSFLRYQPDAKHDETLSRAVFAALEACARFQLAIARRTHCV, encoded by the exons ATGGTTCCCTCTCCCATGAACAAAATAACATTGTGCTATGGACCAAACGAATGCCTAGGAGTATACAAACGCCACCCTCAACGCTTGAACAGATTAACAA CTGTTTTGACCACTCTGGGATTCGAAGTGAGCCTCGAACCAATCAATGACCGGGATCGTCTTATTATCAAACTCAATGGCGAACCGATATTCCGTTGTCGATTAAGTTTTTTGAG GTACCAGCCCGACGCTAAGCATGATGAGACTCTCTCCCGAGCGGTTTTTGCCGCCTTAGAAGCCTGTGCAAGATTTCAATTGGCCATTGCACGAAGAACCCATTGTGTCTAG